The DNA window AGCCTCAAAGACACAGGGACTGTGGAGCCCAGCGTGAATAACGCTGTGGCAACCCCCACCAAGAAATGTGATCCGTTAATGTTGCAAGAGAGAATTTTCTGGAGTATGACGTCAATTCCCGATTCTTCCGTAAGAAGAATGGTTTCGTTTCTGGTTTATGTGAACCCAGAATGGGAAACCCAGGGTGAAGCAATGCTCCTAGACTGGATTTTCACTTAAAGGTGTGTTTAACTCTCCTTGCACAACTCTTTCAAAAGACAAATCTTGTTCTAGTTTAAGCTCCCCGAACAAGCTCTgacatttttctattttatttaaaAATCGCATCTTTGATCTGATTTCTTGTAGCCAGAGAGTCAGGATAAAGCATTTTTGGAAAGACTCTTCAGCAGCCTTGTTTTTAACTTAATTAATAGGCTAACTAATGGAAGTCCTATCTATGAAAATTCAGAATGACTAGTTATCCGcagcagttctccctcctacttaaactgtgagccttacgtgggtcaggctcccacctgattattttgtgtttatACCGGCACagactacagtgtttggcacacagtaagggcctaacaaataccacaataaaataattattatattattattgctgttacaaCCATTGTTCGGAGCTGTCAGATTTCCGGATCATGAGGCCATTTCGGTCCAACTGTCAGGTAAGAGATCTAATAATCAGAGATCTGTTAGCCAGAGGGATCCTCGCCCGCTTGAGTCAGAACTTCCCAGTGGAAGCTGACGTGACCTGTATTTAGGGAAGGGTCCCTCTACAGTGCTTCCATATCTAGAGggtcctgtatcttccccagcgcttagaacagtgctctgcacatagtaagcgcttaacaaataccaacatcattattattattattatctaaaggcTGACAGTCAAGGGGGGCAGTTGTCAACAGGCGAAATTCCGGCAAAAACACCATTCAGCCTTCTGGTTTGCCAGGGTTTTTTTTGGACAACTGCTCACCCCCTGTGCATTCCGTTCCAAGCTCCCTCCTGCCCAGTAACTTAGATCGGAATGTTCTAACTGTTGCCTTAGTCTTTCTCCAGCAGGgtttctgcttctctgcctaaTCCCTTATTCGTGGTTTTTGATTCCAGGGGACCCATCTTGTCACTCAATTCCCCACAGACATGAAGGCAATTTGATAGGAATTAATCACAacccacggtatttattgagtgcttactgggtgcaaagcagcgtggctcagtggaaagagtccgagcttggcagtcagaggtcatgggttcgaaacccagctctgccacttgtcagctgtgtgactgcgggcaagtcacttgacttctctgggcctaaattccctcatctgtgaaatggggattaactgcgagcctcacgtgggacaacttgattaccctctatctacctcagcgcttagaacagtgctctgcacatagtaagcgcttaacaaataccagcattattattactaaacgcttgggaaggtgCAATTCAAAACCGActggtcactgtgggcaaggaacatgtcttccacctctgttatactgtactctcccaagcgcttagtacagtgctctgcacacagtaagcgctcagtaaatacgactgatgaattGACAGtggcctacaagaagcttatgatctacaggaggggcgacagacattaaaaggaattacagacagggggactatgcctcagtttacatAGAAAGCACTAGACTGAGGCTGTACAGAGAAGCGCTGTTTTCTGTTCCAGGTCACCCATTTGCAGGACTCCTGATTGACCCAGATGCCAGCTGAGTCAGAGAAGCTGtctgggagagctgggaatagCGCTCAATAAtcgtcactgatggattgatggttatctgacttgcccaaggccccgcagcagacaagtggtagagccgggattaaaacccagggccttctgactcccagatctctgcTCTAATCAcagggccatgcagcttctccataCTCATTTCCCAACCTTCATACTGGAGCTATACTGATTTATCAAACAGTATGTGTTGAGAAATTCGAGCCCCTTGAGTGGTATGCATTAGGTTTTCTTTGCAGTGAATCGAATGAACCACTCGCTCAACCACAGCTGATTACCTGGGAAATTAAAATCTCAGTTCCTGAAAGAATGGCATCATTTTATAAAATGTGCCAAGCCACGTACTAACCATCAGCACAGGCACCTCTTCAAGCCCGTGAAACCAGCATCAGGCGGAGAAAATCAGATTCCGGGATGGCCCCAAATCTTTTAAACAACTTCTAAGCATCCCCTAGTTTTAATTTATATCATTGTCCGTCTCACCTACTAGACTGTAgcttccttgtggccagggatttgtcttcccctctgcattgtactctcccaagcatttatttcagtgctctgcacagtaagcgctccttaaataccactgactgatcagtgTGTTCATGTGTACAGTTTTTCCCATTGATCTACACTGTACTTTGCATTGTCCCCTATTCTGAGTTTGCATTTTCGTACTTAACATTTGCTTGATGCTCTTCATTCATTTTAAGATCGTGCCATCTTGCTAAATACTTATTTGCTCTTAGGGTGAACGCTTGTGTTTCCATGTACATTTCTGCAGCAGTAATACTTGGCCCAACATCTACTGAGTCTATTTGCCATTTCTAACTAGCCTGTAAACcacatgtccagcctgattattgtcTGGTTTTGACCACGGCATGCGTCATGGCTACTTTCtatccttgtctttttttttttgatttggcCACAAACGGTTCTTAAAGAGAAAAAAGATCTATAAGcttgagaaagagagggaagattgCCCTTCAGAAGACGTGAATGTGAATAAATTTCACTTCAGTACAAGCACCCAGGCCAGTCACTTCCAATCCTGGGTTGGGAGACGGGACATATGGAGTCCAGTAGGTGTGAGGAGCAATCGGGGGAGCTGATGGCCCAACCATTTCCTGATGTCCCTCTGAATACCTAGAAGCCCCCAGGAGAAAGGCCCAGGATGTCTGAATAGGGTGTGGACGATAGGATTTGGATGTAGGGTGTTGGCCTAGTGCTCCAGGGCTCTTTGATAGGATGTCCCAGCCCTCAGGAGAAGGGTCCAGGATGTCTCCTTGGGGTACGGACAATAGGATTTGGATGTAGGGTGTTGGCTTAGTGGTACAACTAGGCGGGAGCTTCCCTGGATCGGAGGGGCCCAGGCTGGAAACTGAGCATGACAAAGGGCAGATTGGAAAAtcttgtgtgagagagaaagctgGGCTGGCTGGGCTATCTGCAAATCTCAACTGCACCCCATCGGTCTGTTGAATTTGAGCTTTGGGGATCCCCTGCCCGTCCGGAAGTCCTCCGATATGTCTGTTCAAATATCCGCTCAGCTATTTATTCCGATTCCATTGTTTGTAAATGATTTTCCGTCACCTCCCCTGTTAGATGAGAAAATCCTCGGGGGCAGGGTACTTGTCTTGTGCTTctattgccctttcccaagtgctcagtaaagtgtaaTGCCCTCGGTAAATACTTTTACTGCCACTCTCACTTCCACTTCTTCCCGCCTCACCTGTACTTCCTAACTCCACTGTGGGAGTTGGCCAGAAGGGTGGGCAGCTTGGAAATAAGGACAAGGGAAgctgagaaagatgaggagagggagagaaggggaagggaactgcagaccctctccattcccccaaaCAGCAACGGCAGCTGCcttcctccttatcttccccttgGCAACCCCATGGAATTGGGGCAAGAcgtttatcccaccctcagccccataagcacttaggcacatatccaaCTCTggtgcactgtattctcccaggtgcttagcctttagtacagtgctctctgcacacagtaagcggctcaGGAAGTATTGATTGATGCGAAGAACTGCCTCCACTGCATTTTCAAAGTATATATAGGCCAGCCTCTCCTCTTGCCATCCCCTGGAGAATGTACTGAGGCCAGCGAGCAGGCCGTCCAATATTGCTAAGGCAAGCTGGCTTGCCACGGTTTCACCGGGTCACCCTTCTTTGCAGGGTTAAACACAGTGGCCCTGCTGGTTTACACAAGacctggggaaaaaagaaggggacccCCTTTGGCACAGGTCCTTGCAGACTGAATCACAGGTAAGTTACATGACTTAGGTCCTTGCAGACTGAATCAcaggtaagttaaatgactttcccaacgtcacacagcagatacgcggcgaagccaggattagaacccaggcccatgctctatcctctaggccaccctgcttcccacaaAGCCCCATCCCCTACCCCGTTCCCTCAGTTGCTGGGAGAGGATGTCATAAAAGAACCTTCTGTGAACCACTTTGCCTTTTGCTGCTCCTACACCCTTAAAAGTGTATTTTAGACTCAGATGCACCGGCTGAATCAGAATCGACGCCTTTGTAtctagccccagtgcttagcacagtgtaagtACTTTCTAAATGCCTCttaaagaatgttggtatttgttaagcgctcactctgtgcaaggcactgttctaagagctggggtggatacagggtcatcaggttgtcccatgtgaggctcacagtcttcatccccattttacagaggagggaactgaggctcagagaagtgaagtgactcgcccacagtcacacattattcactcactcattcagtagtatttattgagcgcttactacgtgcagagcactggactaagcgcttggaatggacaatttggcaacagatagagacaatccctgcccattgtctaatactgttactattactagtaatGCTATCACTACAAGTAAAACAGGGAGATTAGGGAGCTGCAAACTTCTTGAAATTTCTTATCCAGCAGTATCCTTGCAGCCAACTCAGGCTGAGtacatgtgtgtgcgtgtgtgtacacATCTGAGGGAAGACTACAACCGCTTTGTCAAaggattttgcacacagtagctgtcTGATGATGACGCTTGGACCAAACATCACTCTTTCCAATACCGCTTGGAAAGAGGCAAACCCCTCATTTAATCGGTAGCGAAAAAAAAGCATGATTTCCTGTTAATCCAAGTAGAATTACAGGGCTCCAGGCAAAAAGAAACATTTCCTAGTGAGTGGGAGGTCAACATATGGAACTTGTTACTGTAAGAAGTTGTGCAGACTGAAAATATCAGCGTATTGAAAAGATTCCCAGAAGAGCCGTCCAGTGGAAAGTTAGCAGCATTCTTAAACTGGGTGTCAGGGTCATCAAACTTCCTCCAAGCACTCTACTGTCAGGTTCATTTTAGGAATAATCCGTTTTActccatgccaaacactgtgctaaatcctggggcagagacagggctATGAGGCGGAAATTAACAATGGGAACCCCCCAGATTTTCTAAGAGATTGGGATTATGCTAGGATATTAAACCGAGTAGTTGGGGAGTGAGTCAATCCCACCCCATAGATGTCCACTCCACGGAAGGGTGATCATCCCCACAGTTTTTTCAAGTGGATTTCCAGATTTGTGCATCCTAAATTTCTCACAAAATGGGAGTTAACAATCGGGGCTGAAAAGATTCAAATTGATGGTTTTTTAGTCTGTTGGGGCTTTGAAGCCGCTTATCCCTCTCTAaaatccctgcctccttttccGCCCATgttcataaaataaaaaaaaaaaaaatcccaccctaCAATCCAGAAGGTTTATCATCCCAAAGTGGGATTACAGGACTTTATACAAATGCTAATTAGCACCTATTTAGAAGAACAACTGTTCTTTCCTGCTTTTTGATAGAGTTTAAACCAATGACTTTAGTGGTTCTCTCTGTTCCCCTGGGCATAGTGCCCTTCTGCTTGGGTTTTGTTCCCTTTATATTTCCGTGGAATTTATCTTTGTTTTCTGCTTGAGTGTTTTTgttgtttcctcttttcccccttatatttttagaccgcgagcccctggagggcaggaactgACTCAATCTCACCCTTCTGATTTCTTCAGAGGAtaaaatgctttgcacccaggagagCCTTCATCAGTCTCTTTACTACTGTTGGTAGTGATGAGTGCTGGAGTTTGCGAGCATGATTGAATCTGGGAGAGCTTCTTAGGTTTAGTATCTAGTGGTAATAAACTGTCACTGTTTGTTTAATAAGCAGATAATAAACCGTTAAAGAGTTTAAAAGGCTGTTTAATTTTAGGAACCACACAAACATGTCAAATGGCCCTCCCAACTTCCCAAATTGTCACTTTCTTTAACCCTCAACTCCCTTTTAAGTTAGTCGAACAGGGGAAAAATTGGGCCACTGCAGATGGCCTAATTTTCCCAAGAGAACTGGAACTCCCTTATAAATATTGAACTTCTTGTCCTGAGACTAGCCCTAAACAATGGGAAAACCTATGACTCATTTCCAACCACTTTCTAATGACCCCGAGGGTGAcctcattttaatttttctgGAGAAGGCAAATGCAACACCTGGGGAGATTCCTGCAACGAGGTAGATGACAGTTTTGTTACCCTGTTTAGGCAAAATGACTTTAACACTCTTGGTCCTACACAAGTTATCAAAACACGCTTCAAATAGTAAGGAAAGgagtgagtcccagagaagtgaagtggtttgcccaaggtcacacagcagacaagtggcggaggcggcattagaacccatgaccttctttctgattcccaggagcagcgtggctcagtggaaagagcttgtatccgcccagcgcttagaacagtgttttgtaaatagtaagagcttaagaaatgccattattattattattattattatccataggaaatgccatttctctgagcctcagtttcctcatctgtaaaaaggaagtCACGACGGTGCACCCCACCTCAGACGtatacggtgtccaacctgagttgtacctaccccagcgcttagtacagcgcctggcacagagtaagcgcttaacaaatagagtaaAAAAGGACGCCTGCAACTTCTGACGTCGAATTTAGGGCAAGGGGCCTATCCCTTTTTCTAAAGGACCCTCGGCCTCGCAGGCATCTAACAAGGAATGGAGGTGGCGGCGGCGGGTGGGCCTcttataataatttggtattggttgagcgcttactatgtgccaagcactgttctaagcgctgggtagatacaaggtaatgaggttgccccatgctcgcagttttaatcagaagccagtcagaagtcatgagttcgaatcccagctctgccacttgtcggctgtgtgactgtgggcaagtcacttaacttctctgtgcctcagttccctcatctgtaaaatggggactaagactgtgagccccacgtgggacaacctaataataataataataataatgttggtatttgttaagcgcttactatgtgccgagcactgttctaagcactggggtagacacaggggaatcaggttgtcccacgtggggctcacagttttcatccccatttttacagatgagggaactgaggcacagagaagttaagtgacttgcccacagtcacacagccgacaagtggcagagctgggattcgaactcatgagccctgactccaaagcccgtgctctttccactgagccacgctgctttcccctatgtctaccccagcgtttagaacagtgctcagcacatagtaagcgcttaacaaataccaacattattattattattattcttggtgcctcagttacctcatctgtaaaatggggattaagactgtgagccccacgtgggacatcctgattcccctgtgtctaccccagcgcttagaaaggtgctcggcacatagtaagcgcttaacaaataccaacattattattattattatcattattattaatccccattttccagaggtcaatgaggcccagagaagtgaggtgacttgcccaaggtcacacagcagacaggcatcagaggcaggattagaacccacggcctctgactccctagccaggGCTCTaccccctgagccacactgcttctcttgcccactcagactgcaagcccggggtgggcagggattgtctctcttgctcagCCCTACCGAagaagcgctcagtgcagtgctctgtgcagagtcaacgctcagtaaatagtcctgaatgaatgaatctgactgaatgaatgtgaagcagcgtggctcagtggcaagaggccgggctcgggagtcagaggtcatgggttcgaatcccgactctgccacttggcagctgtgtgactgtgggcaaatcacttcacttctgtgcctccgttccctcatctgtaaaatggggatgaagactgtgagccccacgtgggacaacctgattcccctgtatctaccccggcgcttggaacagtgctcggcacatagtaagcgcttcacaaataccaacattattattattattattctctgtgcctcagttccctcatctggaaaatggggatgaagactgtgaacctcacgtagggccacctgatgaccctgtatctcccccagcgcttagaacagtgctctgcacatagtaagcgcttaacaaataccaacattattattattattattattatggggggggcgcaggcgcagtgggcgCTCTTTGTGCGGCGCCTGGCTGGCGCAGTTCCCTCGGCggccggaggggggcgggcccCCGCGCAGGCGCGGTGGGCGCCCTTTGTGCGGCGGCTGGCTGGCGCAGTTCCCCCGGCggccggaggggggcgggcccCCGCGCAGGCGCGGTGGGCGCCCTTTGTGCGGCGGCTGGTTGGCGCAGTTCCCCCGGCGGCCGGAGGGGGGCGCGcccccgcgcaggcgcagtgggcgCCCTTTGTGCGGCGGCGGCTTGTTGTTTGGGttcccggcccggggggcggggcctcccggcACGGCGCGCCCTGATTGGCTGTGGCGGgcaggaaggggcggggccggagaccCATAACAACAGCCCGCGGGCGGCGGGGTCCCTTAGTGCTGCGCCGCTGCGGACCGGACCTTTTCGGGTTCTCGTAGCTGCCGCCTCCCCCCCGTTTTCCCCCATGACCGTGGTGTCGGTCCCCCTCCGGGAGCCGCCGTTTTTTGGCGGCCGCCTGGCTCCTCCCCTGAGCTTCTCCGCGCGGGGCTACTTCGGTCCCGTCCCGCTGGTGGCGGCGGCCCCGCCGCCGTTCCGGCTGCCGGACCCGCGGGGGCTGCCGCTGCCCCTGCTGCTCCATCGCCCCCCGCCGCCGATGCCCGCCGCCTGCCGCCTGCCCCCCGGACACCCCCGGCCCGCGCCGAAGAAGCGGAGGAAGAAAAagatccggcccggcccggcgcagCGCGGGGAGCGGCGGGACCTTCCGGCGGGGCCGAGCCCCGGCGGGTCGCCCGCGACGTCCTCCTCGCAGCCGGAGAAGgaggtgaggcggggggggggagggggggaagggagggggcactgTTTACTCGGGAGGGAGGTTTCCGTGACGCGCTTCCGGTCCCGGCCGGGAGGGGCGGCGCTGATTGGCTCCCGCCGACGAGCCAATCAGCGCGCCCGCTGCGCCCGGCAACCACCCCGATTTAGAAGGCCCGGCGGGGTGACGTCACCGCGCGCGCCCCGCGTCGACGTGCCCCGCCCGGGGGCGCGTACGTGcgcgcctccccccgcccgggggCGCGCCCGGCGGGGGTGACGTCATCGCGCCGGGCGGCCCATGGAGGGAGCCTtgaccattccccccccccccagggcggaAGTTGGCCAAGATGGCCAACTGGGTGGTCACTTTACCTCAGTTTTTTCCATTTTATCGGCAGAAACAATAATACTGATTGTGGTGCTGAGCCCTAACTGCGAACTAAGCCTTGGGGACCCAAGCaaagggggttggacacagtccctgtccccttcccccaccttgaGGCGCACATTTCCCacttgaggccctgagaagtggagggacctgccccaggtcacccagcagacgctggggggggggggagagaggcgggattcgaacccagacccgGCGTCCATCCACCAGGCCGCGCGGCATGATCTGTCGACGGGAGACATTAAAACCAGTAGAAGCGTTTGCTATTTGGGGCAAAGAATCCCCCCCCGAAAGGGagatgatgattaaaaaaaaacggcctctgttaagcccttcctatgtgcaaagcactggtctaagcgctggggagggcgcGAGGTGAGGAGGTGGCCCCACGCGGCTCTCACAggcgtcacccccattttacagacgaggtcactgaggcccagtgaggtgacgggcccaaaggtcacccagcgggccagcgTCGGAagggagattcgaacccatgacctctgactcccaagcccgagctctttccactgagccacgctgctgcttctctgatttaggCCAGGGTAAACTAAATTCATGTAGGAAGCagacgagccccccccccccccccaaaaaggggGTGGCTCTACAAAATAAATAAGGAGAGCTCACCGAGTGCCCCGTTTCAACGTAGAGTTGATTACTATTATTgcatttaagtaataataataatatatatattaataataaatgcatttattattgcatttgtcagaacactgttctaaatccctgtccctcctgaggctcacccTCAGTAGGAGGAATTGGGAGGGAGATGAagcattgcatccccattttacagctgaagcaaagagaggtgacttacccaaggccacccagcagacaactgtctgaattagaacccaggtcccgggactcccaggccagtgctctttccacaacatGTCCTTTTGAATATGAATGGCCAGAGACTCCTGTTGAACACCTAATGACCCGAAGCAATACATTTCAAGTAGTAAGGCTATCAAGGGTAGtttaaattagaacccaggtcccgggactcccaggccagtgctctttccacaacatGTCCTTTTGAATATGAATGGCCAGAGACTCCTTGTTGAACACCTAATGACCCGAAGCAATACCTTTCAAGTAGTAAGGCTATCAAGAGTAGtttaaattagaacccaggtcccgggactcccaggccagtgctctttccacaacatGTCCTTTTGAATATGAATGGCCAGAGACTCCTTGTTGAACACCTACTGACCCGAAGCAATACCTTTCAAGTAGTAAGGCTATCAAGAGTAGTTTAAATTATTTCCCCTCATTAAGCACTCTTAGGTGCTTAATCCTTTATCTTTCAAAACATGATGGTCAAAACAAAAATGGTCAAAATTCCCATGTGAAGCATTTCTTTTGAGTTCCCCACAAGGGGCTAATTTGAATTATTCCACACCCAATTGGATGTTatcaaattttaaaataataataataataataattcggcCTCCCTCTTAAACAACTTTATCCTTCAAAAAATGGGCAAGTTTATAGCACAATGAACCCGGAGAATTTTGAGTTCTAAAACAGGAATTCAAATTGAGCCCTCCTACtattaacttctttttttttttttttggtgtttataGGTTTCTAAAACAAAGATGGGAAAGCCAGAGAAGGCAACGATTCCCCACGGTCAGCTTGTTCACCGACACTTGTGTGAACAACCAAAGATAACCCGACAGAAAAGCAAGTTTAACACATCTTTAACCAAGATCGCCTCTGCAAAAAGAAACGAAAATAACTTTTGGCAGGATTCCATGTCATCTGAGATCATTCAGAAGCAAGAGAAGAAGCCTTTTAAAAATACCGAGAACATCAGAAAGATGCAAGTAAAGAAACCAGCCTTTCTATCTGAAGCGAGTCAGAAGGAAAATTATGCTGGAGCAAAGTTTAGTGATCCGCCATCTCCCAGTGTCCTTCCAAAGCCGCCCCGGCATTGGATGGGAAGCACGTCTGAAAATTTCAACCAAAGCAAGGAGCTGATCGCCGTACACTTAAAAACTCTCCTTAAAGTTCAAGCTTAAAAACTTGATCTGtacataccttttttttttttttctttttaagattcTGGATTTAACCTGGTTGAAACTTGGAAATGTCTT is part of the Ornithorhynchus anatinus isolate Pmale09 chromosome 19, mOrnAna1.pri.v4, whole genome shotgun sequence genome and encodes:
- the PNRC1 gene encoding proline-rich nuclear receptor coactivator 1, translating into MTVVSVPLREPPFFGGRLAPPLSFSARGYFGPVPLVAAAPPPFRLPDPRGLPLPLLLHRPPPPMPAACRLPPGHPRPAPKKRRKKKIRPGPAQRGERRDLPAGPSPGGSPATSSSQPEKEVSKTKMGKPEKATIPHGQLVHRHLCEQPKITRQKSKFNTSLTKIASAKRNENNFWQDSMSSEIIQKQEKKPFKNTENIRKMQVKKPAFLSEASQKENYAGAKFSDPPSPSVLPKPPRHWMGSTSENFNQSKELIAVHLKTLLKVQA